One region of Desulfonatronum thioautotrophicum genomic DNA includes:
- the rpsG gene encoding 30S ribosomal protein S7, translated as MPRKGPIPKRVILPDPVYGSQLVTRFINRLMYGGKKSTAEGIFFQALDFLAEKTQEPALKSFEQAVDNVRPQVEVKSRRVGGATYQVPVEVASARQTSLAIRWLINYSRNRGEKGMVQRLGAELLDAYNNRGGAVKKREDTHKMADANKAFAHFRW; from the coding sequence ATGCCCAGAAAAGGACCCATTCCGAAACGAGTCATCCTGCCTGATCCTGTATATGGCAGTCAGTTGGTCACCCGATTCATCAACCGGTTGATGTACGGTGGAAAAAAAAGCACGGCAGAGGGAATCTTCTTCCAAGCTTTGGATTTTCTTGCGGAAAAAACTCAGGAGCCGGCGCTGAAGTCGTTCGAACAAGCTGTGGACAACGTCCGGCCCCAGGTCGAGGTCAAATCTCGGCGGGTTGGTGGGGCGACCTACCAAGTTCCCGTGGAGGTGGCCTCCGCCAGACAAACCTCCCTGGCCATCCGATGGCTGATCAACTACTCCCGGAATCGAGGTGAAAAAGGCATGGTGCAACGCCTTGGTGCTGAGCTCTTGGATGCCTACAACAATCGCGGCGGGGCCGTGAAGAAGCGTGAAGACACGCATAAGATGGCCGACGCGAACAAGGCCTTTGCGCACTTCCGCTGGTAA
- the rpsL gene encoding 30S ribosomal protein S12 — translation MPTISQLIRNERKKIEKRKKTPALQSCPQRRGVCVRVYTTTPKKPNSALRKVARVRLTNGIEVTSYIPGEGHNLQEHSVVMIRGGRVKDLPGVRYHIVRGSLDTSGVQDRRQGRSKYGAKRPKS, via the coding sequence ATGCCCACGATCAGTCAGTTGATTCGCAATGAGCGAAAGAAAATCGAAAAGCGAAAAAAGACGCCGGCTTTGCAGAGCTGTCCGCAACGACGCGGTGTCTGCGTTCGGGTCTATACAACCACGCCGAAGAAGCCGAACTCGGCCTTGCGGAAAGTGGCCAGAGTGCGCTTGACCAACGGGATCGAGGTGACTTCCTACATTCCCGGAGAGGGACATAATTTGCAGGAGCACTCCGTGGTCATGATCCGCGGAGGACGTGTCAAGGATCTTCCTGGGGTGCGCTATCATATCGTCCGGGGGAGCCTGGATACCTCCGGAGTGCAGGATCGTCGGCAAGGGCGCTCCAAGTATGGCGCGAAGCGACCAAAATCGTAA